One Ooceraea biroi isolate clonal line C1 chromosome 6, Obir_v5.4, whole genome shotgun sequence genomic window carries:
- the LOC105284947 gene encoding uncharacterized protein LOC105284947 isoform X3, with amino-acid sequence MFFCQSAFIYRYLRSFWTRARRTFTNVPFVLNVIQDSFILYIFVLLFILREKNGKKVFRHYYVNPANHSLNVLRIMRGDFARYDNQFDTTTTAEEDSYISSEFDLLNSRLIKPYQRSQFARRVLRKKKNVQLKFFGLPSRSLHRHQHPIVNKQISEAKLPTNKNSQITIPQDILNIESSPSCVCLKKLESQIIFEERYSSENERFNHKFKEEAWKGRSTPRIVRAIRRNSKKLDNTANRSLTIDRPRTSKSSVVVLYHGRSNTPPSSSSKALVHLAKSDQTIAEISQPTAASPTLSDKTKVIETPETLSPRYPLCRRRTASKRYRRASRPHLNVNIYPPANPVERIASPSRRHRAVFERRIEVNSKDKKFQCAAKHSADSGESRERIVACHKNEINRKSEKRIEERTWKRQCSPIEVAVSKPMDYHPKRAETDGVKQRRQSALCSSRAFPAQQTHIKEPGINSTFISVNEGDEANRVFPFQATPSGNLKIIPNQVKRVVFESKKFSVLVADPRHTKVNVKAEFSRSGVDVGPSVLGSSNRIRYIDLPPGVTPSTINQLQAQKKLPYIDANYRSRTQPSAKFHPSEMEQKQPASYQIPPLNEVPLSSLGFTNEEPIKWDSIILPEKTDLYQELARRITNYKNADCIVQIDQDEFYCHLLVLQSYSTFFDEKKNCKNINLSDSNVTAKAFSIIYDWMISPINESYQLLRRDNILDIFMAAQYLGIKELEEQCWAFIDNDELFSEDTAFLLYLEAKKIGNTAVMELMVPRIMKFFLVLVSTKDFLELSVDELCLLLKSNYISVNSEMEVLMSAVRWLMHDWSERKQYMLEVLKCVRFGLIAPWQLVDVKRNPENPEFMELMSYPEVQKMVDDGLAFVIIKYWYGNQTEDYYHWIDLLGLNEPTNRNWAGEDKNYVTYREFLLYLEEYQKTNIAELRTRKTRTRPTPPSSPPKDCSPLPPERTRTDSNQNYCCVDSYSLEQYSTTQSRVVPKRYVSKVATSPGMVIPPEILTECLSSMGRSNNIRTNKTQCDRNRNCKPIIHDAKYCGAGESPRRPSVDFLKNTKYTCEHQCEISTLIDKSKHEARHNISDIHSRKQWEQNVKLSAKKQQKMMKKSRYPANRTDSAKSEEEAATMIQATYRGYKVRRKFDEIKKSSSEEKQNVQKVAELLSMSQSGWPLQKSLNSVKASNSIANQNKNTLHHI; translated from the exons ATGTTCTTTTGTCAATCGGCATTCATTTATCGGTATCTAAGGTCTTTCTGGACACGCGCACGTCGCACTTTTACAAATGTTCCGTTCGTTTTAAACGTCATACAGGATTcatttatactatatatatttgtattactttttattttacgcgAGAAAAACGGCAAGAAAGTTTTCCGCCATTATTATGTCAATCCAGCAAATCACTCTTTGAACGTATTACGTATCATGCGAGGTGATTTCGCACGTTATGAC AACCAGTTCGACACTACTACAACTGCTGAAGAAGATTCGTATATTTCTTCggaatttgatttattaaattcaag ACTGATAAAACCTTATCAAAGATCGCAATTTGCACGTCGAGTattgaggaaaaagaaaaatgttcaaCTAAAATTTTTCGGATTGCCATCGAGATCGTTGCATCGTCATCAACATCCGATTGTCAATAAACAGATTAGTGAAGCAAAATTAC CTACCAACAAGAACAGTCAGATTACTATCCcacaagatattttaaatatcgaatcTTCCCCTTCGTGTGTTTGCCTAAAAAAGTTGGAG TcacaaataattttcgaaGAAAGGTATTCGAGCGAAAACGAGAGGTTCAATCATAAATTTAAAGAGGAAGCCTG GAAGGGAAGAAGTACACCGCGGATCGTAAGAGCCATTCGACGCAACAGTAAGAAAC TTGATAATACAGCAAATCGATCGCTGACGATCGATCGACCACGAACGAGTAAAAGCAGTGTCGTTGTACTGTATCACGGAAGATCCAATACTCCTCCGTCATCCTCGTCGAAAGCTCTGGTGCATTTAGCAAAATCCGATCAAACAATAGCGGAAATATCGCAACCGACAGCTGCAAGTCCTACGTTATCTGACAA GACAAAAGTAATTGAAACTCCAGAAACTCTATCTCCAAGATATCCGCTATGTCGACGAAGAACCGCTTCTAAAAGGTATCGTCGTGCGTCGAGGCCTCACCTGAATGTGAATATTTATCCGCCCGCAAATCCGGTGGAACGTATTGCGTCACCGTCACGACGTCATCGCGCTGTCTTCGAGAGACGGATAGAGGTAAATTCCAAGGATAAGAAATTTCAATGCGCAGCCAAGCATTCCGCAGATTCTGGCGAGTCGCGAGAACGGATAGTTGCTTGTCACAAAAACGAGATTAATCGAAAATCAGAGAAGCGTATTGAAGAGAGAACTTGGAAGAGACAATGCTCGCCCATTGAAGTTGCCGTTTCGAAACCTATGGACTATCATCCAAA ACGAGCGGAAACGGATGGTGTAAAGCAGCGAAGGCAATCAGCGTTGTGCTCGAGCCGGGCTTTTCCGGCGCAGCAAACGCACATCAAAGAACCAGGCATTAATTCGACATTTATCAGCGTGAACGAGGGTGACGAGGCGAATCGCGTATTTCCGTTTCAAGCTACACCGAGCGGTAATCTAAAAATCATCCCAAATCAGGTAAAAAGA GTGGTGTTCGAGTCGAAGAAATTCAGTGTTCTCGTCGCTGATCCGCGACACACGAAGGTGAACGTCAAGGCAGAGTTCAGCCGATCTGGTGTCGACGTTGGGCCATCTGTCCTCGGTTCTTCGAATCGTATAAGGTACATCGATCTCCCTCCTGGCGTTACACCGTCGACGATCAATCAGTTGCAA GCTCAAAAGAAGTTACCCTATATCGACGCGAATTACCGATCACGAACACAACCAAGCGCGAAGTTCCATCCATCCGAAATGGAACAAAAGCAACCAGCATCTTATCAGATACCGCCACTGAACGAAGTACCACTCTCTTC TTTAGGATTTACAAATGAAGAACCAATCAAGTGGGACAGCATAATACTTCCAGAGAAGACCGATTTGTATCAAGAATTAGCTAGGCGTATCACAAATTATaa GAATGCCGACTGTATCGTTCAAATTGACCAAGATGAATTCTACTGTCACCTCCTCGTCTTGCAAAGTTACAGTACGTTTTTCGATGAGAAGAAGAATTGCAAGAACATTAACTTATCGGat AGCAACGTCACTGCCAAGGCTTTTTCTATCATTTATGACTGGATGATCAGTCCAATCAATGAAAGTTATCAGCTTTTACGAAGAGATAACATTTTAGATATCTTTATGGCTGCACAATATCTTGGTATCAAAG AATTAGAAGAGCAATGCTGGGCATTCATTGATAACGATGAGCTTTTCTCGGAGGATACGGCTTTCTTGTTGTACTTGGAAGCAAAAAAGATTGGGAACACTGCCGTGATGGAGCTTATGGTTCCAAGaatcatgaaatttttcttggTGCTTGTTAGCACGAAGGATTTTTTAGAATTATCAGTGGACGAACTGTGTTTACTACTGAAATCCAATTATATTAGCGTGAATAG CGAAATGGAAGTCTTGATGTCTGCCGTAAGATGGTTGATGCATGATTGGAGCGAAAGGAAACAATACATGCTGGAAGTACTTAAATGTGTTCGATTTGGTCTTATAGCTCCGTGGCAATTGGTAGACGTCAAAAGAAATCCCGAAAATCCAGAATTTATGGAACTGATGTCTTATCCCGAAGTGCAAAaaatggtggatgacggactTGC AttcgttattataaaatattggtaTGGCAATCAAACGGAAGATTATTATCACTGGATCGATCTACTTGGACTTAACGAACCGACCAACCGTAATTGGGCGGGAGAGGACAAG AATTATGTCACTTATCGTGAATTTCTACTGTATCTCGAGGAATatcaaaaaacaaatattgccGAACTGAGAACGCGCAAAACACGAACGAGACCCACACCTCCCAGTTCTCCTCCTAAAGATTGTTCACCGTTACCGCCAGAAAGAACACGTACGGATAGCAATCAGAATTATTGCTGCGTAGACTCGTATTCTTTAG AACAATATAGTACGACGCAGAGTAGAGTAGTACCGAAAAGGTACGTGTCGAAAGTTGCAACTTCGCCAGGCATGGTGATTCCACCGGAAATTTTGACCGAGTGTCTCAGTAGCATGGGTAGAAGCAATAATATAAGAACG AACAAAACGCAATGCGATAGAAATAGGAACTGTAAACCCATCATTCACGACGCGAAGTATTGCGGAGCAGGTGAATCCCCACGAAGACCATCTGTAGACTTCTTAAAGAATACAAAATACACGTGCGAACATCAGTGTGAGATTTCGACG CTTATCGATAAATCGAAGCACGAGGCACGACATAACATTTCGGATATCCACAGTCGCAAGCAATGGGAACAAAACGTTAAATTGTCTGCAAAGaagcaacaaaaaatgatgaaaaaatcGAGGTATCCCGCGAATCGTACCGATTCGGCCAAATCCGAAGAAGAAGCGGCTACTATGATACAGGCAACATACAGAGGATATAAAGTTAGAAGAAAATTTGATGAA ATCAAAAAATCGTCTTCGGAAGAGAAACAGAACGTCCAAAAAGTGGCTGAGTTGTTGTCGATGAGTCAATCTGGCTGGCCACTTCAAAAATCACTAAATTCTGTTAAAGCATCAAACAGTATtgcaaatcaaaataaaaatacattacatcatatctaa
- the LOC105284947 gene encoding uncharacterized protein LOC105284947 isoform X4, with protein sequence MFFCQSAFIYRYLRSFWTRARRTFTNVPFVLNVIQDSFILYIFVLLFILREKNGKKVFRHYYVNPANHSLNVLRIMRGDFARYDNQFDTTTTAEEDSYISSEFDLLNSRLIKPYQRSQFARRVLRKKKNVQLKFFGLPSRSLHRHQHPIVNKQISEAKLPTNKNSQITIPQDILNIESSPSCVCLKKLESQIIFEERYSSENERFNHKFKEEAWRLMHCANNRKGRSTPRIVRAIRRNSKKLDNTANRSLTIDRPRTSKSSVVVLYHGRSNTPPSSSSKALVHLAKSDQTIAEISQPTAASPTLSDKTKVIETPETLSPRYPLCRRRTASKRYRRASRPHLNVNIYPPANPVERIASPSRRHRAVFERRIEVNSKDKKFQCAAKHSADSGESRERIVACHKNEINRKSEKRIEERTWKRQCSPIEVAVSKPMDYHPKRAETDGVKQRRQSALCSSRAFPAQQTHIKEPGINSTFISVNEGDEANRVFPFQATPSGNLKIIPNQVKRVVFESKKFSVLVADPRHTKVNVKAEFSRSGVDVGPSVLGSSNRIRYIDLPPGVTPSTINQLQAQKKLPYIDANYRSRTQPSAKFHPSEMEQKQPASYQIPPLNEVPLSSLGFTNEEPIKWDSIILPEKTDLYQELARRITNYKNADCIVQIDQDEFYCHLLVLQSYSTFFDEKKNCKNINLSDSNVTAKAFSIIYDWMISPINESYQLLRRDNILDIFMAAQYLGIKELEEQCWAFIDNDELFSEDTAFLLYLEAKKIGNTAVMELMVPRIMKFFLVLVSTKDFLELSVDELCLLLKSNYISVNSEMEVLMSAVRWLMHDWSERKQYMLEVLKCVRFGLIAPWQLVDVKRNPENPEFMELMSYPEVQKMVDDGLAFVIIKYWYGNQTEDYYHWIDLLGLNEPTNRNWAGEDKNYVTYREFLLYLEEYQKTNIAELRTRKTRTRPTPPSSPPKDCSPLPPERTQQYSTTQSRVVPKRYVSKVATSPGMVIPPEILTECLSSMGRSNNIRTNKTQCDRNRNCKPIIHDAKYCGAGESPRRPSVDFLKNTKYTCEHQCEISTLIDKSKHEARHNISDIHSRKQWEQNVKLSAKKQQKMMKKSRYPANRTDSAKSEEEAATMIQATYRGYKVRRKFDEIKKSSSEEKQNVQKVAELLSMSQSGWPLQKSLNSVKASNSIANQNKNTLHHI encoded by the exons ATGTTCTTTTGTCAATCGGCATTCATTTATCGGTATCTAAGGTCTTTCTGGACACGCGCACGTCGCACTTTTACAAATGTTCCGTTCGTTTTAAACGTCATACAGGATTcatttatactatatatatttgtattactttttattttacgcgAGAAAAACGGCAAGAAAGTTTTCCGCCATTATTATGTCAATCCAGCAAATCACTCTTTGAACGTATTACGTATCATGCGAGGTGATTTCGCACGTTATGAC AACCAGTTCGACACTACTACAACTGCTGAAGAAGATTCGTATATTTCTTCggaatttgatttattaaattcaag ACTGATAAAACCTTATCAAAGATCGCAATTTGCACGTCGAGTattgaggaaaaagaaaaatgttcaaCTAAAATTTTTCGGATTGCCATCGAGATCGTTGCATCGTCATCAACATCCGATTGTCAATAAACAGATTAGTGAAGCAAAATTAC CTACCAACAAGAACAGTCAGATTACTATCCcacaagatattttaaatatcgaatcTTCCCCTTCGTGTGTTTGCCTAAAAAAGTTGGAG TcacaaataattttcgaaGAAAGGTATTCGAGCGAAAACGAGAGGTTCAATCATAAATTTAAAGAGGAAGCCTG GCGCCTAATGCATTGTGCTAACAATAGGAAGGGAAGAAGTACACCGCGGATCGTAAGAGCCATTCGACGCAACAGTAAGAAAC TTGATAATACAGCAAATCGATCGCTGACGATCGATCGACCACGAACGAGTAAAAGCAGTGTCGTTGTACTGTATCACGGAAGATCCAATACTCCTCCGTCATCCTCGTCGAAAGCTCTGGTGCATTTAGCAAAATCCGATCAAACAATAGCGGAAATATCGCAACCGACAGCTGCAAGTCCTACGTTATCTGACAA GACAAAAGTAATTGAAACTCCAGAAACTCTATCTCCAAGATATCCGCTATGTCGACGAAGAACCGCTTCTAAAAGGTATCGTCGTGCGTCGAGGCCTCACCTGAATGTGAATATTTATCCGCCCGCAAATCCGGTGGAACGTATTGCGTCACCGTCACGACGTCATCGCGCTGTCTTCGAGAGACGGATAGAGGTAAATTCCAAGGATAAGAAATTTCAATGCGCAGCCAAGCATTCCGCAGATTCTGGCGAGTCGCGAGAACGGATAGTTGCTTGTCACAAAAACGAGATTAATCGAAAATCAGAGAAGCGTATTGAAGAGAGAACTTGGAAGAGACAATGCTCGCCCATTGAAGTTGCCGTTTCGAAACCTATGGACTATCATCCAAA ACGAGCGGAAACGGATGGTGTAAAGCAGCGAAGGCAATCAGCGTTGTGCTCGAGCCGGGCTTTTCCGGCGCAGCAAACGCACATCAAAGAACCAGGCATTAATTCGACATTTATCAGCGTGAACGAGGGTGACGAGGCGAATCGCGTATTTCCGTTTCAAGCTACACCGAGCGGTAATCTAAAAATCATCCCAAATCAGGTAAAAAGA GTGGTGTTCGAGTCGAAGAAATTCAGTGTTCTCGTCGCTGATCCGCGACACACGAAGGTGAACGTCAAGGCAGAGTTCAGCCGATCTGGTGTCGACGTTGGGCCATCTGTCCTCGGTTCTTCGAATCGTATAAGGTACATCGATCTCCCTCCTGGCGTTACACCGTCGACGATCAATCAGTTGCAA GCTCAAAAGAAGTTACCCTATATCGACGCGAATTACCGATCACGAACACAACCAAGCGCGAAGTTCCATCCATCCGAAATGGAACAAAAGCAACCAGCATCTTATCAGATACCGCCACTGAACGAAGTACCACTCTCTTC TTTAGGATTTACAAATGAAGAACCAATCAAGTGGGACAGCATAATACTTCCAGAGAAGACCGATTTGTATCAAGAATTAGCTAGGCGTATCACAAATTATaa GAATGCCGACTGTATCGTTCAAATTGACCAAGATGAATTCTACTGTCACCTCCTCGTCTTGCAAAGTTACAGTACGTTTTTCGATGAGAAGAAGAATTGCAAGAACATTAACTTATCGGat AGCAACGTCACTGCCAAGGCTTTTTCTATCATTTATGACTGGATGATCAGTCCAATCAATGAAAGTTATCAGCTTTTACGAAGAGATAACATTTTAGATATCTTTATGGCTGCACAATATCTTGGTATCAAAG AATTAGAAGAGCAATGCTGGGCATTCATTGATAACGATGAGCTTTTCTCGGAGGATACGGCTTTCTTGTTGTACTTGGAAGCAAAAAAGATTGGGAACACTGCCGTGATGGAGCTTATGGTTCCAAGaatcatgaaatttttcttggTGCTTGTTAGCACGAAGGATTTTTTAGAATTATCAGTGGACGAACTGTGTTTACTACTGAAATCCAATTATATTAGCGTGAATAG CGAAATGGAAGTCTTGATGTCTGCCGTAAGATGGTTGATGCATGATTGGAGCGAAAGGAAACAATACATGCTGGAAGTACTTAAATGTGTTCGATTTGGTCTTATAGCTCCGTGGCAATTGGTAGACGTCAAAAGAAATCCCGAAAATCCAGAATTTATGGAACTGATGTCTTATCCCGAAGTGCAAAaaatggtggatgacggactTGC AttcgttattataaaatattggtaTGGCAATCAAACGGAAGATTATTATCACTGGATCGATCTACTTGGACTTAACGAACCGACCAACCGTAATTGGGCGGGAGAGGACAAG AATTATGTCACTTATCGTGAATTTCTACTGTATCTCGAGGAATatcaaaaaacaaatattgccGAACTGAGAACGCGCAAAACACGAACGAGACCCACACCTCCCAGTTCTCCTCCTAAAGATTGTTCACCGTTACCGCCAGAAAGAACAC AACAATATAGTACGACGCAGAGTAGAGTAGTACCGAAAAGGTACGTGTCGAAAGTTGCAACTTCGCCAGGCATGGTGATTCCACCGGAAATTTTGACCGAGTGTCTCAGTAGCATGGGTAGAAGCAATAATATAAGAACG AACAAAACGCAATGCGATAGAAATAGGAACTGTAAACCCATCATTCACGACGCGAAGTATTGCGGAGCAGGTGAATCCCCACGAAGACCATCTGTAGACTTCTTAAAGAATACAAAATACACGTGCGAACATCAGTGTGAGATTTCGACG CTTATCGATAAATCGAAGCACGAGGCACGACATAACATTTCGGATATCCACAGTCGCAAGCAATGGGAACAAAACGTTAAATTGTCTGCAAAGaagcaacaaaaaatgatgaaaaaatcGAGGTATCCCGCGAATCGTACCGATTCGGCCAAATCCGAAGAAGAAGCGGCTACTATGATACAGGCAACATACAGAGGATATAAAGTTAGAAGAAAATTTGATGAA ATCAAAAAATCGTCTTCGGAAGAGAAACAGAACGTCCAAAAAGTGGCTGAGTTGTTGTCGATGAGTCAATCTGGCTGGCCACTTCAAAAATCACTAAATTCTGTTAAAGCATCAAACAGTATtgcaaatcaaaataaaaatacattacatcatatctaa
- the LOC105284947 gene encoding uncharacterized protein LOC105284947 isoform X1 yields MFFCQSAFIYRYLRSFWTRARRTFTNVPFVLNVIQDSFILYIFVLLFILREKNGKKVFRHYYVNPANHSLNVLRIMRGDFARYDNQFDTTTTAEEDSYISSEFDLLNSRLIKPYQRSQFARRVLRKKKNVQLKFFGLPSRSLHRHQHPIVNKQISEAKLPTNKNSQITIPQDILNIESSPSCVCLKKLESQIIFEERYSSENERFNHKFKEEAWRLMHCANNRKGRSTPRIVRAIRRNSKKLDNTANRSLTIDRPRTSKSSVVVLYHGRSNTPPSSSSKALVHLAKSDQTIAEISQPTAASPTLSDKTKVIETPETLSPRYPLCRRRTASKRYRRASRPHLNVNIYPPANPVERIASPSRRHRAVFERRIEVNSKDKKFQCAAKHSADSGESRERIVACHKNEINRKSEKRIEERTWKRQCSPIEVAVSKPMDYHPKRAETDGVKQRRQSALCSSRAFPAQQTHIKEPGINSTFISVNEGDEANRVFPFQATPSGNLKIIPNQVVFESKKFSVLVADPRHTKVNVKAEFSRSGVDVGPSVLGSSNRIRYIDLPPGVTPSTINQLQAQKKLPYIDANYRSRTQPSAKFHPSEMEQKQPASYQIPPLNEVPLSSLGFTNEEPIKWDSIILPEKTDLYQELARRITNYKNADCIVQIDQDEFYCHLLVLQSYSTFFDEKKNCKNINLSDSNVTAKAFSIIYDWMISPINESYQLLRRDNILDIFMAAQYLGIKELEEQCWAFIDNDELFSEDTAFLLYLEAKKIGNTAVMELMVPRIMKFFLVLVSTKDFLELSVDELCLLLKSNYISVNSEMEVLMSAVRWLMHDWSERKQYMLEVLKCVRFGLIAPWQLVDVKRNPENPEFMELMSYPEVQKMVDDGLAFVIIKYWYGNQTEDYYHWIDLLGLNEPTNRNWAGEDKNYVTYREFLLYLEEYQKTNIAELRTRKTRTRPTPPSSPPKDCSPLPPERTRTDSNQNYCCVDSYSLEQYSTTQSRVVPKRYVSKVATSPGMVIPPEILTECLSSMGRSNNIRTNKTQCDRNRNCKPIIHDAKYCGAGESPRRPSVDFLKNTKYTCEHQCEISTLIDKSKHEARHNISDIHSRKQWEQNVKLSAKKQQKMMKKSRYPANRTDSAKSEEEAATMIQATYRGYKVRRKFDEIKKSSSEEKQNVQKVAELLSMSQSGWPLQKSLNSVKASNSIANQNKNTLHHI; encoded by the exons ATGTTCTTTTGTCAATCGGCATTCATTTATCGGTATCTAAGGTCTTTCTGGACACGCGCACGTCGCACTTTTACAAATGTTCCGTTCGTTTTAAACGTCATACAGGATTcatttatactatatatatttgtattactttttattttacgcgAGAAAAACGGCAAGAAAGTTTTCCGCCATTATTATGTCAATCCAGCAAATCACTCTTTGAACGTATTACGTATCATGCGAGGTGATTTCGCACGTTATGAC AACCAGTTCGACACTACTACAACTGCTGAAGAAGATTCGTATATTTCTTCggaatttgatttattaaattcaag ACTGATAAAACCTTATCAAAGATCGCAATTTGCACGTCGAGTattgaggaaaaagaaaaatgttcaaCTAAAATTTTTCGGATTGCCATCGAGATCGTTGCATCGTCATCAACATCCGATTGTCAATAAACAGATTAGTGAAGCAAAATTAC CTACCAACAAGAACAGTCAGATTACTATCCcacaagatattttaaatatcgaatcTTCCCCTTCGTGTGTTTGCCTAAAAAAGTTGGAG TcacaaataattttcgaaGAAAGGTATTCGAGCGAAAACGAGAGGTTCAATCATAAATTTAAAGAGGAAGCCTG GCGCCTAATGCATTGTGCTAACAATAGGAAGGGAAGAAGTACACCGCGGATCGTAAGAGCCATTCGACGCAACAGTAAGAAAC TTGATAATACAGCAAATCGATCGCTGACGATCGATCGACCACGAACGAGTAAAAGCAGTGTCGTTGTACTGTATCACGGAAGATCCAATACTCCTCCGTCATCCTCGTCGAAAGCTCTGGTGCATTTAGCAAAATCCGATCAAACAATAGCGGAAATATCGCAACCGACAGCTGCAAGTCCTACGTTATCTGACAA GACAAAAGTAATTGAAACTCCAGAAACTCTATCTCCAAGATATCCGCTATGTCGACGAAGAACCGCTTCTAAAAGGTATCGTCGTGCGTCGAGGCCTCACCTGAATGTGAATATTTATCCGCCCGCAAATCCGGTGGAACGTATTGCGTCACCGTCACGACGTCATCGCGCTGTCTTCGAGAGACGGATAGAGGTAAATTCCAAGGATAAGAAATTTCAATGCGCAGCCAAGCATTCCGCAGATTCTGGCGAGTCGCGAGAACGGATAGTTGCTTGTCACAAAAACGAGATTAATCGAAAATCAGAGAAGCGTATTGAAGAGAGAACTTGGAAGAGACAATGCTCGCCCATTGAAGTTGCCGTTTCGAAACCTATGGACTATCATCCAAA ACGAGCGGAAACGGATGGTGTAAAGCAGCGAAGGCAATCAGCGTTGTGCTCGAGCCGGGCTTTTCCGGCGCAGCAAACGCACATCAAAGAACCAGGCATTAATTCGACATTTATCAGCGTGAACGAGGGTGACGAGGCGAATCGCGTATTTCCGTTTCAAGCTACACCGAGCGGTAATCTAAAAATCATCCCAAATCAG GTGGTGTTCGAGTCGAAGAAATTCAGTGTTCTCGTCGCTGATCCGCGACACACGAAGGTGAACGTCAAGGCAGAGTTCAGCCGATCTGGTGTCGACGTTGGGCCATCTGTCCTCGGTTCTTCGAATCGTATAAGGTACATCGATCTCCCTCCTGGCGTTACACCGTCGACGATCAATCAGTTGCAA GCTCAAAAGAAGTTACCCTATATCGACGCGAATTACCGATCACGAACACAACCAAGCGCGAAGTTCCATCCATCCGAAATGGAACAAAAGCAACCAGCATCTTATCAGATACCGCCACTGAACGAAGTACCACTCTCTTC TTTAGGATTTACAAATGAAGAACCAATCAAGTGGGACAGCATAATACTTCCAGAGAAGACCGATTTGTATCAAGAATTAGCTAGGCGTATCACAAATTATaa GAATGCCGACTGTATCGTTCAAATTGACCAAGATGAATTCTACTGTCACCTCCTCGTCTTGCAAAGTTACAGTACGTTTTTCGATGAGAAGAAGAATTGCAAGAACATTAACTTATCGGat AGCAACGTCACTGCCAAGGCTTTTTCTATCATTTATGACTGGATGATCAGTCCAATCAATGAAAGTTATCAGCTTTTACGAAGAGATAACATTTTAGATATCTTTATGGCTGCACAATATCTTGGTATCAAAG AATTAGAAGAGCAATGCTGGGCATTCATTGATAACGATGAGCTTTTCTCGGAGGATACGGCTTTCTTGTTGTACTTGGAAGCAAAAAAGATTGGGAACACTGCCGTGATGGAGCTTATGGTTCCAAGaatcatgaaatttttcttggTGCTTGTTAGCACGAAGGATTTTTTAGAATTATCAGTGGACGAACTGTGTTTACTACTGAAATCCAATTATATTAGCGTGAATAG CGAAATGGAAGTCTTGATGTCTGCCGTAAGATGGTTGATGCATGATTGGAGCGAAAGGAAACAATACATGCTGGAAGTACTTAAATGTGTTCGATTTGGTCTTATAGCTCCGTGGCAATTGGTAGACGTCAAAAGAAATCCCGAAAATCCAGAATTTATGGAACTGATGTCTTATCCCGAAGTGCAAAaaatggtggatgacggactTGC AttcgttattataaaatattggtaTGGCAATCAAACGGAAGATTATTATCACTGGATCGATCTACTTGGACTTAACGAACCGACCAACCGTAATTGGGCGGGAGAGGACAAG AATTATGTCACTTATCGTGAATTTCTACTGTATCTCGAGGAATatcaaaaaacaaatattgccGAACTGAGAACGCGCAAAACACGAACGAGACCCACACCTCCCAGTTCTCCTCCTAAAGATTGTTCACCGTTACCGCCAGAAAGAACACGTACGGATAGCAATCAGAATTATTGCTGCGTAGACTCGTATTCTTTAG AACAATATAGTACGACGCAGAGTAGAGTAGTACCGAAAAGGTACGTGTCGAAAGTTGCAACTTCGCCAGGCATGGTGATTCCACCGGAAATTTTGACCGAGTGTCTCAGTAGCATGGGTAGAAGCAATAATATAAGAACG AACAAAACGCAATGCGATAGAAATAGGAACTGTAAACCCATCATTCACGACGCGAAGTATTGCGGAGCAGGTGAATCCCCACGAAGACCATCTGTAGACTTCTTAAAGAATACAAAATACACGTGCGAACATCAGTGTGAGATTTCGACG CTTATCGATAAATCGAAGCACGAGGCACGACATAACATTTCGGATATCCACAGTCGCAAGCAATGGGAACAAAACGTTAAATTGTCTGCAAAGaagcaacaaaaaatgatgaaaaaatcGAGGTATCCCGCGAATCGTACCGATTCGGCCAAATCCGAAGAAGAAGCGGCTACTATGATACAGGCAACATACAGAGGATATAAAGTTAGAAGAAAATTTGATGAA ATCAAAAAATCGTCTTCGGAAGAGAAACAGAACGTCCAAAAAGTGGCTGAGTTGTTGTCGATGAGTCAATCTGGCTGGCCACTTCAAAAATCACTAAATTCTGTTAAAGCATCAAACAGTATtgcaaatcaaaataaaaatacattacatcatatctaa